A single Oryzias melastigma strain HK-1 linkage group LG24, ASM292280v2, whole genome shotgun sequence DNA region contains:
- the LOC112158159 gene encoding uncharacterized protein LOC112158159 has product MRVSPRWLSPGSSVTLSCEVEHESAGWSFYWYKAVPDLSHKSGSYSYELLPASSKGTADNSYIIHGQTHTAGYVCRAGRGEPHVYTLYSQPHFVWSGDLHPSASLSVSPDRVQHFTSDSVSLTCEGNSAEWRVGSFLLPDLLSFCSDWGTMNGSTCHVQKIQSSNAVFWCESGSAFSNAVNITGHNDDLILLSPVHPVTEGHSVTLGCKWRTENLLSKEFFYQNDTLIQSESRVEMIIPAVSKSHEGFYKCQSSGKESPQSWLAVKCSPRPDSSLFLVLVVALTSVILVICVFMKWCLCKKLRDLDTRSRSQVYNQTTATDYNEAQHINDIVLIHGGPSLYASHKGLEEIRNDPEDENTGESRMITYSSIKLKTFTKKKKRQKPSENSVYSDVKTGASADVSQLYAEVKKKNKGKSSHSVDEMIYSEVQ; this is encoded by the exons ATGAGAGTGTCTCCTCGGTGGTTGAGTCCTGGATCCTCAGTGACTCTGAGCTGTGAGGTTGAACATGAGTCTGCAGGATGGAGCTTCTACTGGTATAAAGCTGTTCCTGATCTATCACACAAGTCTGGCTCTTACAGCTATGAGCTGCTGCCTGCTAGCTCCAAAGGGACTGCAGACAACTCCTACATCATTCatggacagacacacacagcaggATATGTGTGCAGAGCTGGAAGAGGAGAGCCACACGTCTACACTCTTTACAGTCAACCTCACTTTGTCTGGTCTGGAG ATCTTCATCCATCAGCGTCTCTCTCAGTGAGTCCTGACAGAGTCCAACACTTCACCTCTGACTCTGTCTCTCTGACCTGTGAGGGAAACTCTGCTGAGTGGAGAGTCGGCAGCTTTCTGCTTCCTGACTTGCTGTCATTCTGTTCTGACTGGGGAACAATGAATGGATCAACATGTCATGTTCAGAAGATCCAGTCCAGTAATGCAGTGTTCTGGTGTGAGTCTGGATCAGCATTCAGCAACGCAGTCAACATCACTGGACACA ATGATGATCTGATCCTGCTGAGTCCTGTCCATCCTGTGACTGAGGGACATTCTGTTACTCTTGGCTGcaagtggaggacagaaaaTCTTCTTTCTAAAGAGTTTTTCTATCAGAATGACACATTAATCCAAAGTGAGAGCAGAGTGGAGATGATCATCCCTGCAGTGTCAAAGTCACATGAAGGCTTCTACAAGTGTCAATCCTCAGGAAAAGAATCTCCACAGAGCTGGTTAGCAGTCAAAT GTTCACCCAGACCTGACAGCTCATTATTTCTTGTGTTAGTTGTTGCTCTAACTTCTGTCATTTTGgtaatttgtgtatttatgaAGTGGTGTCTCTGTAAAAAATTAAGAG ATTTAGACACAAGAag CAGGTCTCAAGTCTACAACCAGACCACTGCTACAGACTACAATGAAGCTCAGCACATAAATGACATCGTTCTTATCCATG GTGGTCCTTCTTTGTATGCATCCCACAAAGGTCTTGAAGAGATTCGAAATGATCCAGAAGATGAAAACACGG GTGAATCCAGAATGATTACATATTCTTCAATCAAGCTTAAAACCTTCACCaagaaaa aaaagagacagaaaccAAGTGAGAACTCAGTTTACTCTGATGTGAAGACAGGAGCGTCTGCAG atgTCAGTCAGCTGTATGCAgaggtgaagaagaaaaacaaag GTAAATCATCTCATTCAGTTGATgagatgatttattctgaagttCAATAA
- the LOC118598200 gene encoding low affinity immunoglobulin gamma Fc region receptor II-like, protein MFNAFFLSLFPSAKISRLTAGRTTVSVGDRVTLICSVEKSAGWKYEWFRRTSYLSEDRINDGENGEIRVSQGGIYSCRGFRGEPAIYSDTSDEVNINITFSNKVIVTQKPSWSQMFRGETITLTCEVQGGEGVQWEYQWRTPQSQTSWRNNKDWTITASNSGEYSCKSRSRYDLYSSTKWSEALRLSVSAHKPKSELNMTSSPVEDRVILSCSVKSSSSGWRFFWFRGEKSSKLLTKQDADFLSNGQIRVSQEGVYRCRGGRGEPVYLSEFSDPVTISSEFNPALFE, encoded by the exons AtgtttaatgctttttttctctctctattTCCATCAGCAAAGATATCCAGACTGACAGCAGGAAGAACAACTGTGTCAGTaggagacagagtgacactgatctgctctgtggagaaatctgCTGGTTGGAAATATGAGTGGTTCAGAAGAACCTCATATTTATCTGAAGACAGAAtcaatgatggagaaaatggaGAAATCAGAGTCTCACAAGGAGGAATCTACAGCTGCAGaggatttagaggagaaccagCCATCTACTCTGATACAAGTGATGAAGTCAACATTAACATAACAT TTTCCAACAAAGTCATTGTGACACAGAAACCCAGCTGGTCTcagatgttcagaggagagacgatCACTCTGACATGTGAGGTTCAGGGAGGAGAAGGAGTTCAGTGGGAGTATCAATGGAGAACTCCTCAGTCACAGACATCCTGGAGAAACAATAAAGACTGGACTATCACAGCTTCCAACAGTGGAGAATACAGCTGTAAGAGCAGATCCAGATATGATTTATATTCTTCAACAAAGTGGAGTGAAGCTCTAAGATTATCTGTTTCAg CACATAAACCAAAGTCTGAACTAAACATGACAAGTTCTCCAGTAGAGGACAGAGTGATCCTCAGTTGTTCAGTGAAGTCTTCATCATCTGGTTGGAGATTTTTCTGGTTCAGAGGAGAGAAATCCTCCAAACTGCTGACCAAACAAGATGctgatttcctttcaaatggACAAATCAGAGTCTCACAGGAAGGAGTTTACAgatgcagaggaggaagaggagaaccaGTTTATCTCTCAGAGTTCAGTGATCCAGTCACCATCAGTAGTGAGTTTAATCCTGCTTTATTTgaataa